One window of Bacillus alkalicellulosilyticus genomic DNA carries:
- a CDS encoding NAD(P)H-dependent flavin oxidoreductase encodes MNWNTKVTQLLNITYPIVQGGLAYLAYAELAAAVSNAGGLGQITAMSLASPEQLRQEIKEVRRKTEKPFGVNFAIGQSRRPYQDMVEVAIEENVPVISITGGNPTPIFEQLQGVNIKKLVLVAAKRQAEKAEELGADAVMVVGQEGGGHLGKSDTGTMVLVPQVVDAVSIPVIASGGIGDGRGLMAALALGAEGIEMGTRFIATQECIHAHDLYKQDILKATETDTIVIKRALGAPARALRNEWTDKILEAENQEGTYEAIKDFISGEANKRYIYEGKENKGFGWAGQIVGRIHDVPKVEDLIKRMIQDAETIRNRWSK; translated from the coding sequence ATGAATTGGAATACTAAGGTAACACAACTACTTAATATCACATACCCTATTGTTCAAGGAGGGTTGGCTTATTTAGCATATGCAGAGTTAGCAGCTGCTGTTTCAAACGCAGGCGGGTTGGGGCAAATTACCGCGATGTCACTTGCAAGTCCGGAACAGTTAAGACAAGAAATAAAAGAGGTACGAAGAAAAACTGAGAAGCCGTTTGGTGTTAATTTTGCTATCGGTCAAAGCAGAAGACCTTATCAGGATATGGTTGAAGTCGCCATTGAAGAAAACGTACCTGTCATATCAATAACAGGAGGCAATCCCACGCCTATTTTTGAACAATTGCAAGGAGTCAATATAAAAAAATTAGTCTTAGTAGCTGCAAAAAGGCAAGCAGAGAAAGCCGAAGAACTTGGAGCAGATGCAGTAATGGTTGTAGGACAAGAAGGTGGAGGGCATTTAGGGAAGAGTGATACAGGTACAATGGTACTTGTCCCACAAGTTGTCGATGCCGTATCTATTCCTGTTATCGCATCAGGTGGGATTGGCGATGGAAGAGGATTAATGGCCGCACTTGCTTTGGGGGCTGAGGGTATTGAAATGGGCACAAGGTTTATCGCTACTCAGGAATGTATACATGCCCACGATCTTTATAAGCAAGATATCCTTAAGGCAACCGAGACAGATACGATTGTGATAAAGAGAGCGTTAGGAGCTCCTGCAAGGGCCCTTCGCAATGAATGGACAGATAAAATTCTAGAAGCCGAGAATCAAGAAGGCACATATGAGGCTATAAAAGACTTTATAAGCGGAGAAGCGAATAAACGATATATTTATGAGGGGAAAGAAAATAAAGGCTTTGGTTGGGCTGGCCAAATCGTGGGAAGAATTCATGATGTACCAAAAGTAGAAGACTTAATAAAAAGAATGATTCAAGATGCAGAAACGATACGAAACAGATGGAGTAAGTAA
- a CDS encoding aminotransferase class I/II-fold pyridoxal phosphate-dependent enzyme, translating to MSQQHLTPLYTGVKEHAKQDPVQFHIPGHKKGNGMDPEFRDFIGEHALSIDLINIGPLDDLHHPSGIIKHAQQLAAEAFGADYTFFSVQGTSGAIMTMIMSVCGPGDKIIVPRNVHKSIMSAIIFSGATPIFIHPEIDNQLGISHGITTESVKKALSQHPDAKGLLVINPTYFGVSANLEEIVDIAHSYDIPVIVDEAHGVHIHFHEDLPKSAMQAGADMAATSVHKLGGSMTQSSVLNVREGLVSSRRVQTIISMLTTTSTSYLLLSSLDVARKRLATEGHAMISEAIHLANETRKAINEISGLYCVGNEIVGTAATFDYDPTKLIISVKDLGITGYDVEVWLRETHNIEVEMSDLYNILCIITFGDTKRETGILVKALAELSNFHKDNIESRQTAPVFIPNIPTLALSPRDAFYSETEVVPFKESAGRIIAEFIMVYPPGIPILIPGEIISEENITYIERNLKVGLPVQGPEDPDFNNIRVIKEHRAIR from the coding sequence TTGTCCCAACAACATTTAACTCCATTATATACAGGTGTGAAAGAGCATGCCAAGCAGGACCCTGTCCAGTTTCACATTCCTGGGCACAAAAAAGGAAATGGTATGGACCCTGAATTTCGTGACTTTATTGGGGAACATGCGTTGTCTATTGATTTAATAAACATTGGTCCATTAGATGATTTACATCATCCAAGTGGGATAATCAAACACGCTCAACAGTTAGCTGCAGAAGCATTTGGAGCAGATTATACCTTCTTCTCCGTTCAAGGGACGAGCGGTGCCATTATGACAATGATTATGAGCGTATGCGGCCCTGGAGATAAGATTATCGTTCCAAGGAACGTACATAAATCGATTATGTCGGCAATTATTTTTTCTGGAGCAACCCCTATCTTTATTCATCCAGAAATCGATAATCAACTGGGCATTTCACATGGTATCACTACTGAATCTGTTAAAAAAGCACTATCACAACACCCTGATGCTAAAGGCCTCCTTGTGATTAATCCCACTTATTTTGGTGTCAGTGCTAATCTTGAAGAAATTGTTGATATTGCTCATAGCTATGACATCCCAGTCATTGTAGATGAGGCGCATGGAGTTCATATACACTTTCATGAGGACTTGCCTAAATCTGCTATGCAAGCAGGTGCAGACATGGCTGCTACAAGTGTACACAAGCTTGGCGGGTCAATGACACAAAGTTCTGTCCTTAATGTGAGGGAGGGCCTTGTCTCATCACGACGCGTCCAAACGATTATTAGTATGTTAACTACAACGTCAACATCCTACTTATTATTATCTTCACTTGATGTAGCTAGAAAACGTTTAGCAACTGAAGGGCATGCTATGATTTCTGAAGCAATTCATTTAGCGAATGAAACAAGAAAAGCCATCAATGAAATCTCTGGCTTATATTGTGTAGGAAATGAAATTGTAGGGACTGCCGCAACATTTGATTATGACCCGACCAAACTAATCATTTCAGTTAAAGATTTAGGAATTACAGGGTATGATGTTGAGGTGTGGTTACGAGAAACCCATAACATTGAAGTGGAGATGTCAGATTTATATAACATCCTTTGTATTATTACATTTGGAGACACAAAAAGAGAAACAGGTATATTAGTGAAAGCCTTAGCTGAACTCTCAAACTTCCATAAGGATAATATTGAATCACGTCAAACAGCACCAGTGTTTATTCCGAATATCCCAACTCTCGCGTTATCACCTCGTGATGCCTTTTATTCGGAAACCGAGGTTGTACCATTTAAAGAATCAGCTGGTCGAATTATCGCCGAGTTTATCATGGTCTATCCACCAGGCATTCCGATTTTAATACCAGGTGAAATCATTTCAGAAGAAAACATTACGTATATCGAGAGGAATTTAAAAGTTGGTTTACCTGTACAAGGACCGGAAGACCCTGATTTTAATAATATTCGTGTTATTAAAGAACACCGAGCGATACGTTAA
- a CDS encoding DUF3055 domain-containing protein: MNLFERLYDEQENVKVQFTGFTTDDVRYDFGIVYTNMFFGKPLVICMQTGRSALLCADDAKNIDHLQRVFHIKQPKEAEDLSLFFEETLPTMPLEPQY; encoded by the coding sequence ATGAATTTGTTTGAACGTTTGTACGATGAGCAAGAAAATGTAAAGGTCCAATTTACAGGCTTTACGACGGATGATGTTCGCTATGATTTTGGGATTGTTTACACAAACATGTTCTTTGGTAAACCTCTCGTGATTTGCATGCAAACTGGAAGATCTGCATTGCTTTGTGCAGATGATGCGAAAAACATTGACCATTTGCAGAGAGTTTTCCACATTAAACAGCCGAAAGAAGCTGAAGATTTGTCACTCTTTTTTGAAGAAACCTTACCAACAATGCCATTAGAGCCACAGTACTAA
- a CDS encoding DUF1885 family protein → MANTAYVKLVSKSNKQVITLDELKDIFVYYQTITKKTGTQLDWSYGDAAFPYIITEPPEAEGKWFYLKGIEDRYKYIVFGVDGNQNDNEDDTSSKSYIQVVLPEGSTHGDKGKANEFVKFLGRKLEAEVELFNGRTMYYYKR, encoded by the coding sequence ATGGCAAATACAGCTTATGTAAAGCTTGTAAGTAAGTCTAATAAACAAGTTATAACACTAGATGAGTTAAAAGATATTTTCGTCTACTATCAGACGATTACCAAGAAAACTGGGACACAATTAGACTGGAGTTATGGAGACGCCGCATTTCCTTATATTATTACTGAACCACCTGAAGCAGAAGGTAAGTGGTTTTATTTAAAAGGCATAGAGGATCGGTATAAGTACATTGTTTTTGGAGTTGACGGTAATCAAAACGATAATGAAGACGATACTTCATCCAAGAGTTATATTCAGGTTGTATTACCAGAGGGTTCAACCCATGGAGACAAAGGGAAAGCAAATGAATTTGTGAAATTTCTTGGCAGAAAATTAGAAGCAGAGGTCGAGTTGTTTAACGGCAGAACAATGTACTATTATAAACGATAA
- a CDS encoding M23 family metallopeptidase: protein MRKIAVVLIALGLVGSCQNNSIPQEEIVDMEHEETANVEVPEVNEFIEELPMEIAADEARFRLEDLIDIVGGTYSYDEVHRTLHVNINNDVYYLVAGVPVLERNGEYLASEDIYLIIDEEEIYLPAAFLTIGMGLQIEYEESAIAFEWRGPTERVGGPPSDFDFLNWTSEDMIEFLSFFEKPIKDAEVSTIASHLPGAVRAYRNGYHEGLDWYGFSSGGEIGHGTPIYGMAKGIVVRADHDFVEYESPEARNEDLMVTALIGETPEYIFDRLRGQQVWIQYPNGIMSRFAHLSGIPEDLKVGDSINAETVIGYLGNSGTSGSVNQDLSELHLHQDILIYGELFWEPLSQDEVRDVLVSIFQ from the coding sequence ATGAGAAAAATAGCAGTGGTTCTTATAGCCCTTGGTCTTGTAGGCTCCTGTCAAAATAATAGTATACCGCAAGAAGAAATTGTAGATATGGAACACGAAGAAACTGCCAATGTTGAGGTGCCGGAAGTTAATGAATTTATTGAGGAGCTCCCAATGGAAATTGCTGCTGATGAGGCAAGGTTTCGGCTGGAGGATTTAATTGATATTGTCGGGGGCACCTATTCTTATGATGAAGTTCATAGGACATTACATGTAAATATAAATAATGATGTATATTATCTTGTGGCTGGTGTTCCAGTTCTAGAACGAAATGGTGAATATCTGGCAAGTGAAGATATCTATTTAATCATTGATGAGGAAGAAATATATTTACCTGCTGCTTTTTTGACAATAGGGATGGGATTGCAAATCGAATATGAGGAGTCCGCAATAGCATTTGAATGGAGAGGACCTACAGAGCGTGTAGGCGGCCCACCAAGTGATTTCGACTTTTTAAATTGGACAAGCGAGGACATGATTGAATTTTTGTCATTTTTTGAAAAACCAATTAAGGATGCGGAAGTTAGCACAATTGCATCTCACCTTCCTGGCGCTGTTCGTGCCTATCGAAACGGATATCATGAAGGCTTAGATTGGTATGGCTTCTCCTCAGGTGGAGAAATTGGTCATGGTACTCCTATTTATGGGATGGCTAAAGGGATTGTAGTTCGGGCAGATCATGATTTTGTTGAATATGAATCTCCAGAAGCACGTAATGAAGACTTAATGGTAACAGCTTTGATAGGGGAGACGCCTGAATATATTTTTGACAGACTACGTGGTCAGCAAGTATGGATACAGTATCCAAATGGGATAATGAGTAGGTTTGCTCATTTATCAGGAATCCCTGAAGATCTTAAGGTTGGGGATAGTATAAATGCTGAAACTGTTATAGGGTACTTAGGGAATTCAGGAACGAGTGGAAGCGTGAATCAGGATTTAAGTGAACTTCATCTCCATCAGGATATTTTAATTTATGGTGAACTTTTTTGGGAACCATTGAGCCAAGATGAAGTACGTGACGTTCTAGTAAGTATATTTCAATAA
- a CDS encoding polysaccharide deacetylase family protein, producing the protein MKQLFGLIVLVVLLMACNGGQQPTNPPEQTAQNGVEIGEEPRSIDEEIAVEVEPPIEEEPVDDVIEEEDTEEVPPQEPLYEVNQSNWRIEPIDDADEAVVLLTIDDVPDKHSLEMAKTLKKHNVNAIYFVNGHFLLTDEGRDQLISLHEDGFEIGNHTMNHPNLSELSAEEQRKEIIEVNEKIEEIIGERPRFFRAPFGVNTDVSREVVEEEGMQYMNWSYGYDYFNEYREADALADIMVNAPELSHGAILLMHDREWTNAALDRIITGLEEKGYSIVDPALIK; encoded by the coding sequence ATGAAACAATTATTTGGTCTTATCGTACTCGTTGTATTGTTAATGGCATGTAATGGAGGACAACAACCCACTAATCCACCTGAACAAACTGCACAAAATGGGGTTGAAATCGGCGAGGAACCAAGGAGCATTGATGAAGAGATTGCTGTTGAGGTTGAACCCCCTATAGAAGAAGAACCAGTGGATGATGTAATTGAAGAGGAAGATACTGAAGAAGTTCCTCCTCAAGAGCCATTATATGAAGTAAATCAGTCGAATTGGAGGATTGAACCAATTGATGATGCTGATGAAGCGGTGGTCTTACTAACAATAGATGATGTACCAGATAAACATAGTCTAGAAATGGCTAAAACATTGAAAAAGCACAATGTAAATGCAATCTATTTCGTTAACGGACATTTTTTACTTACTGATGAAGGCAGAGATCAATTGATATCTTTGCATGAAGACGGATTCGAAATTGGAAATCATACCATGAACCACCCTAATCTAAGTGAATTATCTGCTGAAGAACAACGAAAAGAAATTATTGAGGTTAATGAAAAAATTGAAGAAATTATAGGAGAGCGTCCACGCTTTTTTAGAGCACCATTTGGTGTGAACACGGATGTATCAAGAGAAGTAGTAGAAGAAGAAGGTATGCAGTATATGAACTGGAGCTATGGATATGATTACTTTAATGAGTATAGAGAAGCGGATGCATTAGCAGATATTATGGTAAATGCGCCTGAATTATCACATGGAGCTATTTTATTAATGCATGATCGTGAATGGACAAATGCTGCATTAGACCGAATCATAACTGGGCTTGAGGAGAAAGGATACTCCATTGTCGACCCCGCATTAATTAAGTAG
- a CDS encoding FUSC family protein, protein MTKWIGRRVIKTGLAVFITATICKLFDLPVVFAVITAIVTTEPTAADSIKKGIIRLPAAAIGASFAIVMDIILGQSALTYAVVAMLTIVACARLKLDTGTLVATLTAVAMIPGTSDSFIFDFLTRLSGTTVGILVSTLVNFVILPPRFGPIVVKKVDYLYKEVATTFTQLISQITKDGIVSSSSYRELSQEMDKAFQLTQFQEDEWKYRSFEENEKRSFHFLQEKLHYLQQILFHIGSLSYSRLDQLVINNQQKQQLIKMSDTLADILQDPFHEMNPEHHLMKEELRKELSIFYLDNSTPLAKVYYEMYSLYSLAEKISKLTEEERVYSSTEKSYPKYVFGTRIQYE, encoded by the coding sequence ATGACAAAATGGATAGGCAGAAGAGTAATAAAAACTGGATTAGCTGTTTTTATCACAGCAACGATTTGTAAGCTTTTTGATTTACCCGTTGTCTTTGCAGTGATAACTGCAATAGTAACTACGGAACCCACTGCAGCCGATTCGATCAAAAAAGGAATCATTCGTTTACCTGCAGCAGCTATTGGTGCTAGTTTTGCGATTGTTATGGACATTATTTTAGGACAATCTGCATTAACTTATGCCGTTGTAGCCATGCTTACCATTGTAGCCTGCGCGCGTTTAAAACTAGATACAGGAACTTTGGTAGCTACATTAACTGCCGTTGCAATGATTCCAGGTACAAGTGACAGTTTCATATTCGATTTTTTAACAAGGCTTTCTGGTACAACTGTAGGTATATTAGTATCTACTCTTGTTAATTTTGTCATTTTACCTCCACGCTTTGGTCCAATTGTAGTAAAAAAAGTCGATTATTTATATAAAGAGGTAGCAACTACTTTTACACAGTTGATTTCGCAAATAACAAAAGATGGAATTGTAAGTTCTTCGTCCTACCGGGAACTATCACAAGAAATGGATAAAGCATTTCAACTTACCCAGTTTCAAGAAGATGAATGGAAATATAGAAGTTTTGAAGAAAACGAAAAACGTTCGTTTCATTTCCTACAGGAAAAACTGCATTATTTACAACAAATTTTGTTTCATATTGGTAGCTTATCCTATAGCCGGCTTGACCAACTTGTTATTAACAACCAACAAAAACAACAATTAATAAAAATGAGTGATACTCTTGCTGATATATTACAGGACCCTTTTCATGAAATGAACCCGGAGCATCATTTAATGAAAGAAGAATTAAGAAAAGAGCTTTCCATTTTTTACTTAGATAATAGCACTCCATTAGCAAAAGTCTACTATGAAATGTATTCACTCTATTCGTTAGCAGAAAAAATCTCTAAGCTGACCGAAGAAGAAAGAGTATACTCTTCTACTGAAAAGAGCTATCCTAAGTATGTGTTTGGTACCCGAATCCAATATGAATGA